A genome region from Campylobacter concisus includes the following:
- a CDS encoding C4-dicarboxylate ABC transporter — translation METFKLIAAILGIAAVVALLVLKKETRTVLIGVGLVLCIIALKPMGALSAFTDYMTKAGLIKAICASMGFAFVMKYTMCDKHLVALLTKPLKNVGFILIPATTVLTYFINIAIPSAAGCSAAVGATLIPLLMASGIRPAMAGAAVFAGTFGGVLSPGSAHNVYVADLVKKTVEGYTVQDVIKVQIPSAFTALVIVVIALVVVAILLKDYQKNTNFTLESSTASEEKSLFKVNFIYAIMPLVPLVILVIGGTSLAKDYSFLAWTKMGVAEAMILGAIIAIFATLTNPQKITKEFFNGMGHAYADVMGIIIAAGVFVAGLKACGAVDVVIAWLKTDQSYVKFGGTFVPFIMGIVTGSGDAATFAFNEAVTTNAAALGFEQDKLGMAAAIAGALGRSASPIAGAAIVCAGIAMVSPVEIAKRTFLGMFISVVAIAFFVI, via the coding sequence ATGGAAACATTTAAACTAATTGCTGCCATTCTTGGCATCGCAGCTGTTGTGGCACTTCTAGTCTTAAAAAAAGAGACAAGAACGGTGCTAATAGGTGTTGGTTTGGTGCTTTGTATAATCGCACTAAAACCGATGGGGGCACTAAGCGCTTTTACTGACTATATGACTAAAGCAGGGCTTATAAAGGCGATTTGTGCGAGTATGGGTTTTGCATTTGTTATGAAATACACAATGTGCGATAAACACCTTGTTGCACTTCTTACAAAGCCACTTAAAAATGTGGGTTTTATATTGATCCCAGCAACAACCGTGCTAACTTATTTTATAAATATCGCTATCCCTTCAGCTGCAGGATGCTCCGCCGCTGTTGGTGCGACGCTTATACCGCTTTTAATGGCTTCAGGTATCCGCCCAGCTATGGCTGGTGCTGCTGTTTTTGCAGGGACATTTGGTGGAGTTTTAAGCCCAGGATCGGCTCACAACGTCTATGTGGCTGATCTTGTTAAAAAGACGGTTGAGGGCTACACAGTTCAAGATGTCATAAAAGTGCAAATTCCAAGTGCATTTACTGCTCTTGTTATCGTAGTGATCGCGTTAGTTGTTGTTGCGATACTGCTTAAAGACTATCAAAAAAATACAAATTTCACTCTTGAAAGTAGTACTGCTAGCGAAGAGAAGTCGCTATTTAAAGTAAATTTCATCTACGCTATTATGCCTCTAGTTCCACTTGTTATCTTGGTTATTGGCGGAACAAGCCTAGCAAAAGATTATAGCTTTCTTGCGTGGACAAAGATGGGCGTTGCTGAGGCGATGATACTAGGTGCCATCATAGCTATCTTTGCTACACTTACAAATCCGCAAAAGATCACAAAAGAATTTTTTAACGGAATGGGCCACGCTTATGCCGATGTTATGGGTATCATCATCGCAGCTGGTGTCTTTGTCGCTGGCTTAAAGGCATGTGGAGCCGTTGATGTGGTCATTGCATGGCTCAAAACAGATCAAAGTTACGTTAAATTTGGCGGAACATTTGTGCCATTTATCATGGGTATAGTTACAGGTTCAGGCGATGCTGCTACATTTGCATTTAACGAAGCTGTCACAACAAATGCCGCCGCACTTGGCTTTGAACAAGACAAGCTTGGTATGGCAGCAGCTATTGCTGGAGCTTTAGGTAGATCGGCTTCTCCGATTGCCGGTGCTGCTATTGTTTGTGCAGGCATTGCTATGGTTAGCCCGGTTGAAATCGCTAAAAGAACATTTTTGGGTATGTTTATCTCTGTTGTAGCGATTGCATTTTTTGTCATCTAA
- a CDS encoding dipeptidase E: MKNALLISASSYKDTGYLRHCEGWIKEFLGSDADEEILFIPYAGVRRTNDEYEQKVQECLNSKNIKSIHRYEDKISAIKNAKSIAVGGGNTFMLLHMLYKLNLIEPIKEAVANGTKYFGWSAGANIAGKTMMTTNDMPIIMPKSFDSLNIFPYQINPHFISGKLAGHNGESRDERLEEFLIANPKDTIYALPEGTALLIEGSEAEVIGHSEILKFEYQKEIEKIEVGTKFKI, translated from the coding sequence ATGAAAAACGCTTTACTAATTAGTGCTTCAAGTTACAAAGATACTGGCTATCTAAGGCACTGCGAGGGTTGGATTAAGGAATTTTTAGGTAGTGACGCGGATGAGGAGATACTTTTTATCCCTTATGCTGGCGTTAGACGCACAAATGACGAGTATGAGCAAAAGGTGCAAGAGTGCTTAAATAGCAAAAATATCAAGTCCATCCATCGCTATGAGGATAAAATTTCTGCTATCAAAAATGCAAAAAGTATTGCAGTTGGTGGCGGAAACACCTTCATGCTACTTCATATGCTTTATAAGCTAAATTTGATTGAGCCTATAAAAGAGGCGGTGGCAAACGGCACAAAATATTTTGGCTGGTCAGCTGGTGCAAATATCGCTGGCAAGACGATGATGACTACAAATGATATGCCTATTATCATGCCAAAGTCATTTGATAGTCTAAATATCTTCCCATATCAGATAAATCCGCACTTTATAAGTGGCAAGCTAGCTGGTCATAACGGCGAGAGCAGGGATGAGAGGCTGGAGGAGTTTTTAATAGCAAATCCAAAAGATACTATCTACGCGTTGCCTGAGGGTACGGCTTTGCTCATAGAGGGTAGCGAAGCTGAGGTTATAGGACACAGTGAAATTTTAAAATTTGAGTATCAAAAAGAGATAGAAAAAATAGAAGTTGGAACTAAATTTAAAATCTAA
- a CDS encoding peptidase M20 gives MDKIANLALSLKDELIKDRRYFHSHPETGWFTFFTTAVLAKRLSDLGYEISLGDKVVKADARLGLGSKEQCEKAIERAKKLLSPEEAKYLPYMKDGLTGLTAFIDTKRPGKFTAFRFDIDSVDVTESEDADHRPCKEGFGADIAGIMHACGHDGHASIGLGLAKLIAQNLDEFNGKFKFIFQTAEEGTRGAVAMEAAGVLEGIEYLLGGHIGFQAKTNGGIICGTNKLLATSKFDVHITGRSAHAAGAPQDGANALLAAAQMALNMHGITRHAKGVTRINVGVLKAGEGRNVIAPNGYLACETRGEDTNLNEFMYEKCMDIVKGVSQIYGVESKVVMTGGTSGADSDKEVTEIFYEAAKESPFIDNDKIVKELDFGACEDFAHFMRALQDKGAKSGYMMIGTNLKAGHHNYKFDFDEECLVAGVDVYLRSAYKLNGVKK, from the coding sequence ATGGATAAGATAGCAAATTTGGCTCTTTCTTTAAAAGATGAGCTGATCAAGGATCGCAGGTATTTTCACTCACATCCAGAGACTGGCTGGTTTACATTTTTTACAACCGCTGTGCTAGCAAAGAGGCTTAGTGATCTTGGTTATGAAATAAGCCTTGGCGACAAGGTGGTTAAAGCCGATGCAAGGCTTGGTCTTGGCTCAAAAGAGCAATGCGAAAAAGCAATAGAAAGAGCCAAAAAACTCCTAAGTCCTGAAGAAGCAAAATATCTTCCTTATATGAAAGATGGACTAACTGGCCTAACTGCCTTTATAGATACAAAAAGGCCTGGTAAATTTACAGCATTTAGATTTGACATAGATAGCGTTGATGTGACGGAGAGCGAGGATGCGGATCACAGACCTTGTAAAGAGGGCTTTGGTGCAGATATAGCTGGTATCATGCACGCTTGCGGACATGACGGACACGCATCTATCGGTTTAGGACTAGCAAAACTTATAGCTCAGAATTTAGATGAGTTTAATGGCAAATTTAAATTTATATTTCAAACTGCAGAAGAGGGCACAAGAGGTGCTGTGGCTATGGAAGCCGCTGGTGTGCTTGAGGGGATCGAGTATCTACTTGGCGGACATATTGGCTTTCAGGCAAAAACTAACGGCGGCATCATATGTGGAACAAACAAGCTACTTGCAACTTCTAAATTTGACGTGCATATCACAGGTCGCTCGGCCCACGCAGCTGGAGCACCACAAGACGGCGCAAATGCTCTTTTAGCCGCAGCACAAATGGCTTTAAATATGCATGGCATCACAAGACATGCAAAGGGTGTAACTAGGATAAATGTGGGCGTTTTAAAAGCGGGTGAGGGTAGAAACGTCATCGCGCCAAATGGCTATCTAGCTTGCGAAACAAGAGGCGAGGATACAAATTTAAACGAATTTATGTATGAAAAATGCATGGATATCGTTAAAGGCGTTAGCCAAATTTACGGCGTAGAGAGTAAAGTCGTAATGACTGGTGGCACAAGCGGAGCTGACAGCGATAAAGAGGTAACAGAAATTTTCTATGAAGCAGCTAAAGAGAGTCCATTTATAGATAATGATAAGATCGTAAAAGAGCTTGACTTTGGTGCTTGTGAAGACTTTGCTCACTTTATGAGAGCTTTGCAAGACAAAGGCGCAAAGAGCGGATATATGATGATAGGAACAAACCTAAAAGCAGGCCATCACAACTACAAATTTGACTTTGACGAGGAGTGTTTGGTGGCCGGAGTTGATGTCTATCTAAGATCTGCTTACAAACTAAATGGAGTAAAAAAATGA
- a CDS encoding Zn-dependent hydrolase, with amino-acid sequence MINFKRFEANFNAISRFGALKGGGLTRLAFSKEDLEARNFLINLIEENGFKLKIDNIGNIFAIYDDGCETGEKPVCVGSHIDSVPNGGFYDGTLGVMAGLEALTSIKEAGIKLKRPLWLINFCCEESSRFKTATIGSKIISGKLGLQRLHELKDEDGISLFEAMSKFGLDPQNLNDSILKEHSLHSYLELHIEQGPVLERSGISVGVVSGIAAPIRFEIIIHGKADHSGATPMNMRSDALLAASHIIIAANKFAKNKKTAVATVGYAHAKPGVLNVVPGEARLGVDLRDIDKTSLEELNLELRNFIKELSDELKFSYEIRELSSDEPVKLSEHAINLLSEEAAKLGIKTLTLPSGAGHDAMNLTKLASSVGMLFIPCVGGISHNIAEAINFDDAFKATQILTNALIKLSNE; translated from the coding sequence ATGATAAATTTTAAAAGATTTGAGGCGAATTTTAATGCTATAAGCAGATTTGGAGCATTAAAAGGTGGAGGGCTAACAAGACTTGCATTTAGCAAAGAAGACTTGGAAGCTAGAAATTTTCTTATAAATTTAATAGAAGAAAATGGCTTTAAACTTAAAATTGACAATATTGGCAACATCTTTGCCATCTATGATGATGGCTGTGAGACAGGCGAGAAGCCAGTTTGTGTGGGCTCTCACATAGATAGTGTGCCAAATGGCGGCTTTTATGATGGTACGCTTGGCGTTATGGCTGGACTTGAGGCGCTAACCTCGATAAAAGAAGCTGGCATTAAACTAAAGCGTCCGCTTTGGCTGATAAATTTTTGCTGTGAAGAGTCAAGTAGGTTTAAGACAGCGACCATTGGCAGCAAGATAATAAGCGGCAAACTTGGTCTACAAAGGCTTCATGAATTAAAAGACGAAGATGGCATTTCGCTCTTTGAAGCGATGAGTAAATTTGGACTTGACCCACAAAATTTAAACGATTCTATTTTAAAAGAACACTCACTTCATTCATATTTAGAACTTCACATTGAACAAGGCCCAGTGCTTGAGCGAAGTGGCATAAGCGTTGGTGTAGTAAGCGGTATCGCCGCTCCTATTAGATTTGAAATTATTATTCATGGTAAGGCAGATCACAGCGGTGCAACGCCGATGAATATGCGTAGTGATGCGCTGCTAGCTGCTTCACATATCATAATCGCAGCCAATAAATTTGCTAAAAACAAAAAAACAGCTGTAGCAACCGTTGGTTATGCTCATGCAAAGCCAGGTGTTTTAAACGTTGTACCAGGCGAGGCAAGGCTTGGAGTTGATCTAAGAGATATTGATAAGACAAGCTTAGAAGAGCTAAATTTAGAGCTTAGAAATTTTATAAAAGAGCTAAGTGATGAGCTAAAATTTAGTTATGAGATAAGAGAACTAAGCAGTGACGAACCAGTAAAACTAAGCGAGCATGCTATAAATTTACTAAGCGAAGAGGCTGCTAAACTGGGCATAAAAACGCTTACTTTGCCAAGCGGAGCTGGACACGATGCGATGAATCTAACAAAACTTGCAAGTAGCGTTGGCATGCTTTTTATACCTTGCGTTGGCGGCATCAGTCACAATATAGCAGAAGCTATAAATTTTGATGATGCTTTCAAAGCTACACAAATTTTAACAAATGCACTAATTAAACTATCAAATGAATAA